In Acidobacteriota bacterium, the genomic window CCTCTTCGTCCCCGAGCGCGGGAGCGAGGCGATGGCGAGGACGATTCACCGTGTTCTCGCGGATCGCGCCGAGGCCGACAAGCTGGCGAGAGCCGGCGCCGTGAGGGTGCAGCGGTTCCACACCCAGGCGATGATCGACGCGCACGAGGCGCTCTACTACAGGGTCTCGAAGATCCCGAGGGAAGGATGAGGCGCGCGGGGGCGCCGCCGGGTTTCGTCGAGATCGAGGCGGCGGGATCGAAAGTGGTCGCGCGCGCGGACGAGGTCCACGAAGTCTCCGCGCTGGTCGTCCGCATCGCCCGCGATCTCGCGCCCCTCGAGGCGCGTCGGCGAAAGGGGGATCGCCCTCCGCGGGAGGGGCGCGGGGGGCTGATCGACGTCGCCGACCCGGCGGCGAGCGGCCTCGTCGTCAAGCGGCTGCTCCGCGGCGGGATGGCGTCGAAGATCGGATCGGATCGCCACGGGCACGGCCGGCTCCTCGCGGAGATGCGGACGCACGAGGAGGCGGCGGCCCGCGGGATCCCGACCTCCCGCCTCGCGTGGGGGGTGACGGTGCGATCGGATCGCGGCGCGACGGCCTCGATTCTCGCGACACGCCGGATCGAGGAGTGCATGACGCTCGGCGACGCGATCTCGGACGCGCCCCGGGGCGACGCTTCGCGCAGGGAAAAGCGGCGGCGGCTCGCGGCGTGCGGTATCGCGGTGCGCGCGGCGCACGATCGCGGCCTCGATCACGCGGACCTCAACATCGGGAACATCCTCGTGTGCGCGCGCCCCGCCCCCGCCGTCGCGACGGCGTTCGTGATCGACCTCGGGATCTCGATCCTGGGGCCGCCGCTCCCCGGGTCGCGTCGCGCGGCGAACCTCGTGCGCCTCCTCCGCTCCGCCGAGAAGCACCTCGGCCGCCACGCGCACCGCGCGCGCGACGCCGCGTCGTTCCTCCACGGATACTTCGCGGGGGAGGGGGGGGATCCGCGGGCGTGGCGACGATCGCTGCTCGCCTCGATACGGCGCCGCCTCCCGTCGATCGCGTGGCATCGCGCCGGGTGGGCGATCAGCCGAGCAGTCGCATCGCGGAGGCGACCACCTCGTCGACGCTGATCGACTCGAGACACATCGGCCTTCCCGCCGGCGACGGATAGCACTCCCGGAAAAAATCCTGACGGCACGGCGCGCACGGGTAGCTCTTCGTGACGAGGGCCACGGATCCCGCGCGGCCGTCGCGCGCGGCGACCACGGGCGCGGTGCGGGCGGGATCGCCGGGCCCGAAGATCGCCACGACCGGGACGCCGACGGCGCCCGCGAGGTGCATCGGCCCGCTGTCGTTGCCGACGAAGAGGCGGCAGCGCGCGAGGAGCGCGGCCATCTCCTGGATCGAGGTCCGGCCGCAGGCGTTGATCGCGACGGGCCCGAGACGCTTCTCGACCTGCGCCATCTCGGCGACGTCCCCCCCGCCGCCGACGAGGAGCACCCCCGCGCCGCGCTCCTTCGCGATCCTCCCCGCCGCCTCCGCGAAGCGCTCGAGGTGCCAGGCGCGCGGTCTCTTGCTCGCGCCGACGTGAAGTCCCACCAGGAACGGAAACCTCTCGGCCCCGCGCTCGCGCAGGATCGCGTCGGCCCGGGCCGCCGCCGCCGCGGGCACCGGGAAGAAGGGCGTTCGGTCGGTGGCGTCGCAGCCGGCGGCCCGCGCGACGTCGAGGAAGAGATCCAGATGGTGGCGTGGCTGGGCGCGAGGAGGGAGCGGCACGGGGTGCGTGAGGAGCCAGGCGCGGCGATCCGCGGCGAGGCCTATCCGGATCGGGATTCCCGAGAGCCTCGCGAGGAGCGCGGCGCCGATCGCCTTGGGAAAGAGCACCGCGGCGTCGTAGCGGCGCGCGCGAAGCGTCCGCGCGAGGTGCAACAGGCCGGATGCGCCGCGATCCCTCCCGCGCAGATCGAACGGGATGACCTCGTCGATCGAAGGGTTCCCGGCGAAGCACTCCGCGAGATGCGGGAGAGCGACGATCTCGATCCGCGCCCCCGGGAACCGCCGGCGCAGCGCCGCGAGAGCGGGGGAGATCATCACGACGTCGCCGATCCAGTTGGTCGAGCGCACGAGGAGGCGGCGGATCGCCGCCGGATCGGGGGGCGCCGCGGGCGTCATCCGCGGGCCGGCGCCACGATCAGGCGGGCCGACGCCTCGAAGTCGGGGCCGCCCGCGAGGATCCGCCGCGCGCTCTCGGCGACGAGATCGGGATCAATCAGGCGCAGGCACGATCGGTTCTGGCATCCGCGCCGGCGGCAGGGGCTGCACGCGACGTCGCCGACCATCGAGAGCCCCGGGCGATCGGTGTAGGCGGCGTTGACGACGGGATCGGTCGGGCCGTAGAGCGCGAGCGTCCGGAGGCCGACGGCCGCGGCGAGGTGGAGCGGCCCGGTGTCCGAGCCGATGAAGAGATCGCAGCTCCTCATGATCTCGGCCAGCTCGACGAGGCGCGTGCGCGGCGCCACGACCGAACGGCGCTTCGCAAGCCGGACGATCTGCCCGACGATCGTCTCTTCCCCCGGCCCCCAGACGAAGACGACGGTGACGCCCGACTCGACCAGGGCGTCCGAGACGCGCGCGAAGAGCGCGGCGGGGTATCTCTTGTAGGCCTGCGCCTCGCTCGTCCCCGGCGAGATGACGACGCGCGGGCGCTCCGGCGCCTCGGCGTCGAGGAATCGGCGCGCGACGCCGGCCGGCCCCTCGCGGGGGGGGAGGATCTTCCGGGGCGCCGAGGTGTCGGCGCCGATCGCGCGCGCCATCGCGAGCGCCCGCGTGACCCGGCTCAGCTTCCCCTCCCGGCCCCTGGGCAAGTCGATCCGATCGGTGTACAGGAGATGCGATCGCTCCCGCGCGTGACCGGCGCCGAGCCCGAAGGTCCGGGCCGCGCCGCTGAGGCGCGCGATGAAGGCGGACTTGAGCGTTCCCTGGAAATCGATCGTCGCATCGAGCGCCGCCTCGCGCATCGCCGTCCGGAACCCGCGCAGGTGCTCGACCAGGCGCCCGGCGTTTCCCGGACGCAACGGCGACTTGAGCAGGACGCGGCGGAGCACGAGCGTCGCGTCGATATCCGGATGTCCCTCGAGGAGCGGGGCCGACGGCTCCTCGACGGCCCAGAGGAGGCGCGCTCCGGGCCATGTCCTCCGCAGGCACGAGACGGCGGGGAGCGTGCGGATCACGTCGCCGACCGCGCCCAGGCGGATGACGAGAATCGATCGGGGCGACGCGAGCGGTTCCATCCTGGGAGGCAGTATGAACCAGGCATCGCGCGAATGGATCGACGGCCCCGCCGCGACGGCCGGCGGCGTTGACCGCCGCGGCGGCGGGGGGTAGCCTTCCCTCCGCTCGACTCACCTGCGTCCGAACCGCTCGAAACGCACGCGTCAGGAGGCATCGCCGTGGCCCTGGATCCGGAGCTGCTCGAAATCCTCGCCTGCCCGGTCTGCAAGACGCCCGTGAAGGTCGTGAAGGACGGCGCCGCGCTGAAATGCGACACCTGCCACCGCGTGTACCCGATTCGCGACGACATCCCCGTGATGCTCATCGATCAGGCGACGATCGAGGCTCCGGGCCCGCGCTCCGGTGGATAGGGGCCGCGCCGCCGCGCTCCTCGCCGGCTTCCGCGGCCTGAAGGTCGTCGTCCTCGGCGATCTGATGCTGGACCATTTCATCTGGGGCTCCGTCTCCCGCATCTCGCCGGAGGCCCCCGTCCCCGTCGTTCTCGTGAAGCGGGAGTCGTTCCACCTGGGCGGCGCCGGCAACGTCACCGCCAATCTCGCCGCGCTCGGCGCCGCGCCCGTTCCCGTGGGCGCCATCGGCGCCGACGACGCCGGCCGGCGCACCATGGAGGCCCTCGCGGCGCTCGGGGCGCCGCGCGACGGGATCGTCGAGGTCCCCTCCCGGACGACCACGAAGAAGACGCGCGTCGTGGCGCACGCGCAGCAGGTGGTGATGTTCGATCGCGAGGAGGACGCCCCGCTCCCCGCCGAAGCCGGCGAGCGGCTGCTCGCCTTCTCGCGCGCCGCCATCCGCGGCGCGAAGGCGCTCATCGTCTCCGACTACGAGAAGGGGACGGTGACGGAATCGCTTCTCGCCGCGCTGCTTCCCGAGGCCCGGCGCCTCGGAGTCCCAGCCATCGTCGATCCCAAGCCGGCGCACTTCTCGGCGTACCGGCCGATCACCGCCATCACCCCCAACGCGAGCGAGGCGTCGCAGATGTCGGGGATCGCGATCCGCGACGACTCCAGCGCGGAGCGAGCCGCCCGGAAGATCCTGGAGACGCTCGAGGGGCCGGCCGTGCTCCTCACGCGGGGGGAGAGCGGCATGCTTCTCGCCGAGCGCGGGGCGGCGTCGGTCACGATTCCCGCCGCGGCGCGCGAGGTCTACGACGTGACGGGAGCGGGGGACACGGTGGCGAGCGTCTTCGCCCTCACGATGGCGGCGGGGGGGACGGCGCTCGAGTCGGCCGCGATCGCGAACGTGGCGGCATCGATCGTCGTGGGGAAGGTCGGGACGGCGACGGCGTCGGTCGAGGAGATCCTCGGCGTGATCCAGGGCGCGATCTAGCGGCTGCCCCAGACCGCGATCGACGCGTCGAGCCCGGAGGCGCTCGCGGCCGCCGCGAACGGGCCGCGCCAGATCCGGCCGTCGAGCCACTGCGGGCTGAGCCCCCAGCTCACGCGCGTCCCCCAGACCTGCTCGGAAGACCACGTGGTCGGATCGCCCCACGCGGTCCCGATCTCCTGGAGCTGGAGGACGTTCCTTCCGTCAGGTCCCTGCGCCACGAGCAGGCGGGGCGACCGGGCGCCGCCGGAGGCGACGCGCGCCGCGCCGAGCGCGAGGGAGGCGTTCACGTCGAGGAGCCCCGACCCGCGCGCGACGATCGAGTCGTTCATCTTGGAGGCGCCGATCATCAGGCGCGCCTTCACGTCATCGGGGCTCGCCTTCGGGTCCTGCTGGATCAAAATCGCCGCCGCCCCCGAGACCCTCGCCGCCGCGAGGCTCGTCCCGCTGAGCGCGACGTAGGGAGAGTCGCCGTCGCCCGCCTCGGGGACCACCTCGCTGTACTCGGAGTACCTGAGGCGCCTCCCGGAGAAGACGGTGTCGAGCCGGGACCCCGCGGACCGGAGCGTGACGACGCCGCTTCCCGCGGCGACGATGTCGGGCTTGATCACGCCGTCGATCGCCGTCGGGCCGCGCGACGAGAACGAGGCGACGAGATCGTCGCTCGTCTCGACGGTGCGCCAGTCCTCGATCGCCCCGACCGCGATGACCACGGGGTCGTTGGCCGGGGAGGTGATCGTCGCGTACCCGCGCCCGCCGAGGTTTCCCGCCGAGACGACCACGACGATGCCCGCGCGCCACGCCATCTCCACCGCCTGGCAGAGCGGGTCGGTCGTGAACGACTCGTCGATGGGGTGGCCGAGAGAGATGTTCATCACGCTGATGTTGTAGACCTCGCGATTCCGGAGGACCCAGTCGGTGCCTGCGAGGACCGACGAGACCGAGCCGCCCCCGTCGTGATCGACGACCTTCACGGAGATCAGCCGCGCGCCGGGGGCGATCCCCTTGAAGGTGCGCCGCGCGCCCGGAAGGCTGGAGGCGAAGCCGGAGCCGGCGATGACGCCCGCGACGAGCGTTCCGTGGCCGAACGGGTCCGCGAGGATCCCGTCGGGCTCCACGATGTCGATCTCGCGCGAGATGGTCGGGGGGGTCGAGACGAGATCGCTGCCGAGCGCGATCCCGGAATCGAGGACGGCGATGGTCACACCGCTGCCCGTGAGGGACGAGAGCCGGGGCGCCGGGGCGGCGTGCGGCGACCCGGAGCGCGTCGGGGTCGCCTGCGGCTCCATGGGCCAGTCGTAGGAGAGGGCGCGGATGTGCGGCTCGTTCGCGAGCGTCATCACCATCTTCGCCGGGACCAGGGCCGGGAACCCGTGGATCGAGGCGAAGGGCTCGCCGTGGAGGCCGCCGATCTCCTCGACCTTCCGGCGCGCCTCGTCGGCGGCGGAGCCCCACGTCTGGACGATGACCGGGAGGCGCTCGTCCTCGGCGCCAGCGGCCACGCGGGAACGGATCTGCTCGGCCAGGGCCGGGCCGATTTTCGAATCGGGGCGGGGCGTCGCCGCGGCGGCCGGGGTGAAGAGGGGAAGGACGAGCGGAGCGAGGCCGGCGATCAAGATGAGGGTGCGGGGGGGCGTCCTGCGGGCCATCGATCCTCCCTGGGCTCGGCCGACGGATCCCCCCCTTGCGGACGTCGGGTAAGCCAAGGAATAGGCCTGGCGGCGAGACTGTCAAACCGGATAGGATGAGCTTCGCTGCCCCGCGTCTACCTCTCGGAGGTCTTCACACCATGAAGAGACTTGCTGTCACGATGTTGATCGGTCTCGCAGTCGTCTCGGCCTCCATCGCGCCCGCGCATGCGGGGAAGCGCTCTTTCAGCCTCGACCCGTACGGGTTCCGCCGCCTCAACGGATCGTCGGGTGATCTCGGCAGCTTCGGCGCCGCCGGGATTGCGATGCCTTCGGGATCGGGCGCCGAGATCGGCATGGGGTTCATCATCCCGAAGCCGTACCGGACGAACACGCCGATCACCATCACCGTCATGTGGCACGCCACCGATCCGAACTGCAGCATCGAGCTGCTTCCCGATTTCGTCGATCGCTCGCGCCCTGGCCATGCCCCGACGATTGGAAGCCCGTCGGGAGGCCTGACGCCGACCGACTCGTCGTTCGTCCTGGTGTCGGGCAGCATCGCGAATCTGGGGAACTCCAAGAGTTTCTTCATCCAGCAGGACCAGGGTTTCGATCAGCGCAGCGGCGACTCGATCCTCTTCGGATTCATCCGCGGGAGCGGGACGAGCGATACCTGCCCGGGGGATCTGGTGATCACCGGGGTCAACGTCGAGTACCTGACGCCCTGACGCAGGCCTGAACGGGCCCCGCCGCGTCCCGCGGGCGGAGACGAGGAGCGCACCACCGCATGTCCGATTCGAAGAAGGCGGCGACGTACGGCGCGGCCGGGGTGAAGACCAACCAGGAGGCCGGGCTCGACGCGCTCCTCAAGTGGGTCACCCCCACCGAGGCGCTGCGCGCCGGGAAGCTCGGCCGCTCCGCCCTCCCCATCGGCTACTACGCGAACGTCGTCGACATCGGCCGCGGCCAGGGGCTCGCCCTCTCGACGGACGGCGTCGGCACGAAGGTCCTCGTCGCCGAGATGCTCGGCAAGTACGACACGATCGGCATCGACTGCGTGGCGATGAACGTGAACGACGTGATCTGCGTCGGCGCGGAGCCCGTCTCGATGCTCGATTATCTCGCCGTCGAGGAGGCGCGACCGGAGGTCCTCGGCGCGATCGGCAAGGGGCTGGCCGCCGGGGCGGAGCAGGCGGGGGTGAACATCGTCGGCGGCGAGCTCTCGCAGATATCGGAGATCATCAAGGGGCTCGAGCCCGGATCGGGAATCGATCTCGTGGGAATGTGCGCCGGGCTCGTGCCGCTCGGCGAGGTGAACTACGGCCAGGACGTGAACCCTGGCGACGCCATCCTCGGCCTGGCGTCGTCCGGCGTGCACAGCAACGGACTGACTCTCGCCCGGCGCGTGCTCTTCGATCGCGGAGGGATGAAGCCGGGGGATCGATCGGCCGAGCTCGGGCGGACCGTGGGTGAGGAGCTCCTCGAGCCGACCCGAATCTACGTAAAGGTGGTCCGCGCCCTCATGGACGCGGGGCTTGCGCTCAAGGCGATGCTGCACATCACGAGCGACGGCCTCCTCAACCTGTGCCGGATCCGCCCCGACGTCTCGTTCCGCATCCACACACTTCCCGCGCCGCAGCCGATCTTCTCGATGATCCAGCGGCTCGGCGGCGTGAGCGACGAGGAGATGTTCCGGGTCTTCAACATGGGGGTCGGCTTCTGCGTCATCCTGCCGAACGACGGCGCCGTTCTCTCGCGGGCCGCCGCCGTGTGCCGGGCGCACGGCGTCGAATCGCTGGTGATCGGCGAGGTCACCGCCGATCCGGCGCGCCGCGTCCACATCGAGCCGAGGAAAATCGTCGGCGAGGGCGACTCCTTCCACGCCGCCGGTTGACGGCCGCCTAGCCCCGGATCATCTCGATCATCGGGCATCGATCCATCACCACCTCGAGGCCCGCGGCGCGCGCCTTTTCCGCCGCCTCCTCGTGGACCACTCCCAGCTGCATCCACACCACC contains:
- a CDS encoding bifunctional hydroxymethylpyrimidine kinase/phosphomethylpyrimidine kinase, which gives rise to MLDHFIWGSVSRISPEAPVPVVLVKRESFHLGGAGNVTANLAALGAAPVPVGAIGADDAGRRTMEALAALGAPRDGIVEVPSRTTTKKTRVVAHAQQVVMFDREEDAPLPAEAGERLLAFSRAAIRGAKALIVSDYEKGTVTESLLAALLPEARRLGVPAIVDPKPAHFSAYRPITAITPNASEASQMSGIAIRDDSSAERAARKILETLEGPAVLLTRGESGMLLAERGAASVTIPAAAREVYDVTGAGDTVASVFALTMAAGGTALESAAIANVAASIVVGKVGTATASVEEILGVIQGAI
- a CDS encoding Trm112 family protein, with amino-acid sequence MALDPELLEILACPVCKTPVKVVKDGAALKCDTCHRVYPIRDDIPVMLIDQATIEAPGPRSGG
- a CDS encoding S8 family serine peptidase — encoded protein: MARRTPPRTLILIAGLAPLVLPLFTPAAAATPRPDSKIGPALAEQIRSRVAAGAEDERLPVIVQTWGSAADEARRKVEEIGGLHGEPFASIHGFPALVPAKMVMTLANEPHIRALSYDWPMEPQATPTRSGSPHAAPAPRLSSLTGSGVTIAVLDSGIALGSDLVSTPPTISREIDIVEPDGILADPFGHGTLVAGVIAGSGFASSLPGARRTFKGIAPGARLISVKVVDHDGGGSVSSVLAGTDWVLRNREVYNISVMNISLGHPIDESFTTDPLCQAVEMAWRAGIVVVVSAGNLGGRGYATITSPANDPVVIAVGAIEDWRTVETSDDLVASFSSRGPTAIDGVIKPDIVAAGSGVVTLRSAGSRLDTVFSGRRLRYSEYSEVVPEAGDGDSPYVALSGTSLAAARVSGAAAILIQQDPKASPDDVKARLMIGASKMNDSIVARGSGLLDVNASLALGAARVASGGARSPRLLVAQGPDGRNVLQLQEIGTAWGDPTTWSSEQVWGTRVSWGLSPQWLDGRIWRGPFAAAASASGLDASIAVWGSR
- a CDS encoding glycosyltransferase family 9 protein, which translates into the protein MEPLASPRSILVIRLGAVGDVIRTLPAVSCLRRTWPGARLLWAVEEPSAPLLEGHPDIDATLVLRRVLLKSPLRPGNAGRLVEHLRGFRTAMREAALDATIDFQGTLKSAFIARLSGAARTFGLGAGHARERSHLLYTDRIDLPRGREGKLSRVTRALAMARAIGADTSAPRKILPPREGPAGVARRFLDAEAPERPRVVISPGTSEAQAYKRYPAALFARVSDALVESGVTVVFVWGPGEETIVGQIVRLAKRRSVVAPRTRLVELAEIMRSCDLFIGSDTGPLHLAAAVGLRTLALYGPTDPVVNAAYTDRPGLSMVGDVACSPCRRRGCQNRSCLRLIDPDLVAESARRILAGGPDFEASARLIVAPARG
- the purM gene encoding phosphoribosylformylglycinamidine cyclo-ligase, which codes for MSDSKKAATYGAAGVKTNQEAGLDALLKWVTPTEALRAGKLGRSALPIGYYANVVDIGRGQGLALSTDGVGTKVLVAEMLGKYDTIGIDCVAMNVNDVICVGAEPVSMLDYLAVEEARPEVLGAIGKGLAAGAEQAGVNIVGGELSQISEIIKGLEPGSGIDLVGMCAGLVPLGEVNYGQDVNPGDAILGLASSGVHSNGLTLARRVLFDRGGMKPGDRSAELGRTVGEELLEPTRIYVKVVRALMDAGLALKAMLHITSDGLLNLCRIRPDVSFRIHTLPAPQPIFSMIQRLGGVSDEEMFRVFNMGVGFCVILPNDGAVLSRAAAVCRAHGVESLVIGEVTADPARRVHIEPRKIVGEGDSFHAAG
- the waaF gene encoding lipopolysaccharide heptosyltransferase II; amino-acid sequence: MTPAAPPDPAAIRRLLVRSTNWIGDVVMISPALAALRRRFPGARIEIVALPHLAECFAGNPSIDEVIPFDLRGRDRGASGLLHLARTLRARRYDAAVLFPKAIGAALLARLSGIPIRIGLAADRRAWLLTHPVPLPPRAQPRHHLDLFLDVARAAGCDATDRTPFFPVPAAAAARADAILRERGAERFPFLVGLHVGASKRPRAWHLERFAEAAGRIAKERGAGVLLVGGGGDVAEMAQVEKRLGPVAINACGRTSIQEMAALLARCRLFVGNDSGPMHLAGAVGVPVVAIFGPGDPARTAPVVAARDGRAGSVALVTKSYPCAPCRQDFFRECYPSPAGRPMCLESISVDEVVASAMRLLG